The window GTTATGAAGCGGCCCATCTGCAAACCATGCTCGCGTCAGCCAGCGAGCCGCAGGATGTGCTGTTCTGGCTGAAGCCGCTGGTACGCATCAGCCGTCCTGCCTTGGTGCTGAAACTGCAAACTATTTTGAGTGTTTTCAAAGATGAGTTCGGATTCTCCGCGCGGATCGTTAGCGACAACCGCGCGGAAGGATTTGTAGCGCACCTGTCCGGTTCCGGAATCGGGCCGCTCGCCCGCGCCGAAGCTGGCATCCATATGTTCTGCGAACAAAAAGAAAACCTGATTCCCGTGCAGGTCTGGGTGCTGGCTTTCAGCGGCGACGCTGCCACGGCTGCCAAAGAGTTGCGTCAGCAACATGATGACGGGCTCGTCCAATTGCGGAGCGGTCAGGCAACGGCTGCCGATGATCCATTCCCGCTCGGCAACATCCTGCGCTTCTACGACGAAGCTGGGTCGACGATCGATCTGCGCAGCGGTCTGACGCAGCCGACGTTTCCGACCACGAAGGAATGGAAAACACTCCTGCTTGCCGGTTTGCCGCTACCGCCGGAACTCGCCGTACGGGCGGATGATCAAGAAGCGGAGGTGCAATCATGACGCAACCTTTTCCCGTTGTTGTCTGGCAAGACTCGCAGGGCGCTTTCACGGCCAGCGTGCTCGATGGTGCGCGGGCCGCTGCCGTCGACGTCAACGTGCCAGCCGCGCTGCTGCAGCTCAAGCGTTATCTGATCTGGAACTTTCGCCAAACGGGTGGCATGGGTTCGGCCGATTTCGCCGACCTGTCGCTGCGCGATCATCGCGTCCGCATCCGCGCCGAGTACAACACGGGGGACTACGTTTATCCCGTCAGCCCGCCGCTGGAACTCCGAATCACTTGCGTTCACGGCAAGCGCGGCGACGGCGCGCTGCATTGCGTCATTCCGACACTCGGCATTCGCTTGACCTATCAGCCGCAAGATCCGATCGAGGATCTCGTGAAAGAGGCGGTGCAGCAAGCTCTCGGCAAGCTCACGCCGCGCGATCTGTCGCGGCATCTGATGCCCGGCGCATTCAGCTTGCACGCCGTCCACGTTCCCAATCAGCGCCAATCGATTCGCGAGAAACCCGAGCAATATGCCGCGCTCAGCAGCGTCGCCGAACGACTGGGTCAACGCGGCCGGGCCGGTCGTTGGCCACGGGCGTTGCTGCGCGATAAAGAAGTCCGGCAGGTCGCCGGACATTTGAAGGATGAGCGTGCGAGCCTGCTACTCGTCGGCGAGCGCGGCGGCGGCAAGTCGACCGTCCTCGTCGAAGCCATTCGTCTGTTGCAGCGGACGAATGTGAAAAAGCCCAGCGAAGAGCAAACCGAAGAAGAAGAGAAGAAGTCGACAGCCCTCCGCAACTTTTGGCTGACCAGCGGCGCGCGAATCATCGCCGGCATGAAGTACCTCGGCCAATGGGAGCAGCGTTGCGAACAAATGATCGCCGAGCTGGGCGAAAAGGGCGGACTGCTCTGCGTGGAAGACCTGCTCGAATTGGCGACAGTCGGCGGCGGTAAAGAAGGCGCAAACGTCGCGAACTTTCTGCATCCTTACGTCGAGCGCGGCGAACTGCGACTTGTAGCCGAAACGACGCCCGCCGAGCTCGACGCCTGCCGGCAGTTGCTGCCGGGGCTCGTCGATCAATTTCAGGTTATTCACATTCCCGAGTTTTCGCCCACTGACGGCCGCGCGCTGCTCGACGAGTTGCTGCGAACCGGCGCTCGGCATCAGAAGTTGGAACTCGACGAAGGGTTGGCCGGGCTTGTTTATCGACTGTTCAAGCGGTTTCAACCGTATGCGGCGTTTCCCGGCCGGAGTGCCGCGTTCGTGCGGCACTTGCTGGACGACTCTGCCAAGGAACAGCGGACGAAGCTCACTCAGCACCACGTGCTCGCGCGGTTTCAGCGTGACACTGGTTTGCCGGAAGTGCTGCTGCGCGATGATCTGCCATTGCCGCACGAGGAAGTTCTCACGCGTTTCCGCGGCGAGGTTCTCGGCCAGGAAGCGGCTTGCGCCGCTGCTGCCGGAGTCGTCACCGCGCTCAAGAGTGGCTTGAATGACCCGAATCGTCCGCTCGGCGTGCTCCTCCTCTGCGGCCCGACCGGCGTCGGCAAAACCGAAATGGCCAAGGCCCTGTCGCGCTTCATTTTCGGCGCCGGCAACATGAAAGACCGGCTCGTTCGCCTCGATATGAGCGAATATGCCGGTTACGGCGCGGCCCAGCGGCTGTTTCAGAATGCCGATGGCCAGTTGAGCGAGTTCATCCAGCGGATTCGTCGTCAGCCGTTTGTCGTGGTCCTCTTCGACGAAATCGAAAAAGCCGCGCCGGAAGTTCTCGATGCATTGCTCGGTGTACTCGACGAAGGCCGCCTGACCGATCGCTTCGGCCGGACGACGACATTTCGCAGCGCGGTGATTGTGATGACGAGCAATATCGGCGCAGAACGGAGCGCCGCGGTCGGTTTCGATTCGACCGTCCAACCAGCCTTCGAGCGGATTGCCATGGGAACGTTTCGCCCGGAGTTCTACAACCGGATCGATTCGGTCATCGCCTTCCAGCCACTCTCGCGCGAGACGATCCGTTCCCTCGCCCGTCGCGAATTGGCTGCCATCGCCCAGCGCGAAGGGTTGGCCAAGAACGATCTCCGCCTCGAATGGAGCGACTCCCTCGTCGATCATCTCGCGGCCGCTGGTTACGACGCCCGCTATGGCGCCCGGCCGCTACATCGCGCGGTTGAACAGCTCATCATCGCGCCGCTCGCCAAGTGGCTCCTTGCCAATCCGACCGCGCGAGAACGGATCGTGCATGTCGATCTGGCTGAGAACAATGAGATCGTGGTGTGGTAGTAATGCGCTAGGGTCACGTAGTCCGAAGCCATGCTTCGGACCAGTGGCTCGACGTTAATGCTCGAACGAACCATGGCCTCGTTCTACGCGACCTTACTGACGTGAATGCTCTAATTCTTCCCCTGTCGCTCACGGGCTTCTTCCTCTTCATCTTCTTCTACAGCAGTCACCGCCCATTCGGGGAACGGCACTTTGCTTCCTTTCACGCTGCGCCAAATGATGCGATTGAGAACGTCTTCCGGCGCGCGGTCGATCTCGGCGAAGTTGAGCGTCGCCGAGACGAGGGCGTCTTCCCGCAGGATCGGGTCGAGGATTGACTTGGGATCGGGGTTCATCGTGTCGATCGGGATATTCGTCGGCACCGAATCGAACGGCTTGAAGTTTGGCTCGTCGGTGAAGCAATCGAACATCGGCACAGCCGAGGCGTCGAACTGATTCATCGGCTTCATGCCGAGGATTTGTTCCATCGTGCGGATCAAGCTCGTCGTGTTGTACTGCGTGCTGATGAGTTCCCCGCGTTTGGCAAACGGGCTCAGCACATAGGCGGTTGTGCGATAGCCGCTGACGTGATCCCAGCCATTTTGCGGATCGTCTTCAATCGCAAAGATGGCCATATCCTTCCAGAATTTCGAGTGACTCAGCGCGTCGGCAATGCGTCCGAAGGCCAGATCGTTGTCGGCAACGCAGGCCGACGGCGTAGGGCAGCCGACCTTCGTGCCACTGCCGTGATCCTGCGGCAGGCAGATGATCACGAGGTTCGGGAACTCGCCCTTGGCTTCGTATTCCTTCAGCTCGTTGATGATGAAATCGGCGCGGAACTGATCGGGCACCGACATGTTCCAGCCGACATACGCCGTCGGCGAAAAGGGCTTGAGGCTTTCGACCGACGGCGACGAAGCGAAAACCACTTCCTTCGATTCGCCTCTCCAAGTGCGATAGCAGGCTAGGAAACTCGGGTTACCCTTCTTGGCCGGATCGGCGTACTTCACTTCCGGGCCCATGAATTCGCCGTAGTTGCGAATCGTCTTTTTGTGGAGCAACGCGTTATCCCAAATAAAACCGGCCGGCGAATAGGCGATGGCATCGCTTTCGTCGGGGCCCATGCCGTCGGGATAGCTCCGCGGAAAACCGGCGAAGCTCTTCTCCATGTAATCGGTGCTGAAGGCCGTGGTGCTCCACTGATGCCCGTCGGCGCTGAGGATGCCGGCGCAGTAAGTGTTGTCGAGCAGCACAAAGTCATTGACCATCTTGTGCTGATTGGGCGTGACGTTTTCGCCGAAGATGCACAGATCGGCGTGGCCGCGGCCGCGTTTGAGCGCACCGAAGACCTGATCGTAGGTGCGGTTCTCCTTGAGAATGTAAACGACGTGCTTGATCTTGCTCGGCTCACCGATCCGTTCAGGAATGGCCCGCGGCGGCTGATCTGGGCGCGGCGGTTGCCCTGCCTGGGCGATGCGGCCGCGCCGCATGTTTACCGCGGCCCGCTGCGAAAGCTTGGCCAGCGTCGGAGCATCGGCCGGCAATGGCACGAGCGAAACCGAACCGGAGTAATGATGCGAGTTGAACCCTTCTGCGCCCGAGCCTGGCTGCTTCTTCGGCGCAAGTGGAATGCCTTTGATATTCGCCGCGTAAATATGCTTTCGCTCGGCATCGAAGGCCAGCGCGCCGGGAAACCAACCAACGGGGATCAAGCCTTGCAGAACCGATTCCCCTTTGTCTTCAGGATCGAACTTGATCACCGCGATGGCATTTTGCGAACCATTGGCGACGTACAGACGTTTGCCGTTCGGTGCAAAGGCGAGGGCGTTGGGCGAAGCGCCGAAGAGGTCGGAAGGTTTTTGTTTACACCAGATCGTATCGATCACTTGCTCCTTGGCGACATCGATCAGGCTGATGTTATCGCTGCCCGCGTTCGCGCAGACGACGTATTCTTTGTCTGGCGAAACCGCGAGAGCACAGGCGTGCAGACCCGTGAGTAGTTCGACGGTCTTCTGCTTTCCCTCGAGATCAACAATGCTCACCGAGCCTTCGCTGGCGATGAAGCGAACGGGATCGACGCGCACTTCGGTGCCCCGGCCAGCGGGGCCGACAAGATCGCCAGCGCCAGGACGACGGCCGGCCCAGTTGCTGACGTAGGCTTTGTGGCCGACGAGCACCACATCGTAGGGCGCCGCGCCGACGTCGAAGGTGCGGAGCGTCTTGCCGGTGGCGGTTTCGATTTCGAGCAGTTTGTTCGAGAGGTTGCCGCAGACATACAGCAGCTTGCCATCGGCGGTGAGGGCCAGGCCGCTGGGAATCTCGGGTTTTCGCCGCGGCGCGTTGGCGAGCGGCAGATGAATCGTATGCGAAGGAGCGATTTTTCCATCGGTGACGACAAAGACTTTGATCGAGCCATTCACGTTGCTCAGATAAAGCTTCTGGCCATCGGCGGAAAAGATCAGACCAGTAAAACTGACGATGCCCTTCGTATCGGGCATGAGGATGTTCGTCGACGGCGCTTCCGGTGGCTCGGTTTTGTCGTCAGCGGGAAGTTTGACGCGCTGCAGAATCTCACCTTTGGCCGGTTCGATGACGACGAGCTCACTCGTCTTGCCCGAGGTCACCAGCATTTTGCCATCGGGCGAAAGAGCCAGCGCCTGCGGCCGCAAACCGGGCAGTTCGACCAACCGACCAAACGGAGTGAGGAGTTGATTCACCGGAGTGACGATGAATTCCTCGCGCGACCGGCCGACGAGATCGGTTTTGGCATCCTCCACCGGTTCCTGGGCAGCGGCGAAACAAGTCAACGACAACAGCGTGACGACGCACCAGACTCGAAACATGGCAGAATCACTTTCGGGAAAAGCCGAACGGCCAATAACACGAGAAAGAATCGTAACCCATCGAGCCGGCAGTGAAACAGTCGGCGCAGGGCGGAAAGCAAGGCTGTTTGTCACAGGCAACGTGTTCGCAGTTGGCATTTCGCAGCAAGCCGCAAATTGTTTGCGTCGCTTGGTTTGCTTCCGCTATGCTGACCACGTCGCGGCTCGGATTGGGGCATCCCGTCGCGATCTTTTCTTTTGGAACAGGCGGGAGGCGGTCGTATGAACGCTGGGACAGGATGGTCGCGCGAATACTTTTCTTTGCTTTCGTTGGCAGTGTTGCCGGCGCTCTCGCTGGCGGTCGAGAAAGTTGACAAAGCCAGCGCTATCGCCAACGACGCAGTACGCGAGGCGCTGCAGCGCGAAGTGTATGGCCTCGACGTTGATCGCGAGCAGCTCCTTTCGGCAGCACTCGAACAAGCCCCCGACAATGCCGCGGCGCGCTGGCAGCATGGGTATGTTCGTTCGACAACGGGCGAATGGGTAAAGCTCGATGACCGCTCGGACAAGAAGCGGCAATCGCTGCTGAAGGGATACGAAAATCAGCGGGCGAATAGCAAAGACACAGTCGTCGATCAGTTGGAACTGGCTGACTGGTGTGGCAAGCATTTTCTCCGCGAGCAGGAACGCGTTCACTTGCTGCGCGTATGCGAGTTGAGTCCCGATCACACCGCGGCTCGACAGCGACTGGGTTTTGTCCACATCGGCAACGATTGGGTTTTGCGCGACGAGATCAACAAACAGCAAGCTCAAGACGCAGCCGCGAAAAAGGCGATTGCTTACTGGACTCCACATCTCACCAAGCTGGCCGCTCAGTTGTCGGCCAGCGATGCCGCAAAACGAGAAGCCGCTGCTGCCCAGTTGAAGCAGATTCATGATCCAGCTGCGCTGCCTGCAATGCAGCAAGTCCTCGGTACGCGCGGCGAAGAGATGGAGCTGCTAGTCGTCGAAGCGACCGCGCAAATGACCGATCCAGCCGCCATTGCCGCGCTGGCCCGGCATGCCGTCTTTTCGCCATCGCTGTTTGTGCGGCATACCGCGGCCACGAAGTTGCAGGCCTGCGATCGTGACAGCTATGTGCCGATGCTGGTTTCTTCGATGTTCACCCCCGTGGTTTCGCAGATCGCAGAAGTGGCTCTGCCGAACGGCAGAATCGGTTACCGGCAGATGTTTTTGCGTGAAGGCGCCGATCGGCAAGAGTTGTTGATTCTCGATACGACGTATCAGCGAGTCGCTGCGCCCGGCGGCGACAGTCAGCAGACGTTTGGCGTTGCGGCTCGCGATGCTCGCCTGACTGCGCGGCGCTTGGAACAAGCGGCAGCCGCTCAAAATCGAGCGACCGAGGCACTCAACGATCGGATCGCCTGGGTGCTGAACACAGCGACGCAGGAAAAGCTGCCAGCCGTGCCCGACGAATGGTGGACGTGGTGGAACGAACAGAATGAAGTCTTCGCCACGGGGAGCAAGGCCGTTGCCACGATTCAACACTCGCGCACCGTAGCCGTGGTCGAGCAGGGTCCAAATTCGCTCGGCAGCGGCAACGGCACGGGACAGGCCGGGAGTGGCTCTCGCTCGATCAGCGCGAGTGGTGGCCGCATGGATTGCCTGGCTGCAGGCACGCCGGTGTGGACCGAGCGGGGCGAAGTGGCCATCGAAAAAATTCTGGCCGGTGACCTGGTGTTGTCGCGCGATATCGACTCGGGCGAACTGGCCTTCAAGCCGGTGCTGCGCACTACGGTTCGTCCTCCCGGCAGGCTCGTGAAGATTCAGGCGGGCAACGAAACCTTCGAAACCAGCGGCGGTCACTTGTTCTGGGTTTCGGGCCAAGGTTGGGTGAAGTCGCGGCAGTTGGAGTCCGGCATGGTGCTGCACACGGCGACCGGGCCGACGCGAGTGGCGGAGGTCAGCGAATCGCCGGTCGCGCCGACTTACAATCTGGTCGTCGCCGATTTCAACAACTACTTTGTGGGCAAGCAGAAAGTGTTGTCGCACGACAACACCGTCCGTCGCCCAACCAATGTTGCAGTTCCTGGCTTGAAGCCGGAGTAAGCGGCACGGTACGATCAATAGTAACTACCTGCCGGTGAGTTAATGAGTGGGGCTGCTCAATCGCACCGGAGCCAAAAATGGACCTACGCTTCATTCCTCGCGTGTTCGTGGCCGGAACTCTATTCCTGCTGGCCGCAGACGCCACGCTTCGCGGCGTCGAGCCGCCACCGGCCAATCGGGGTTCCAAGCTCACTCAGGAAAGAGTTCGCGAGGCGCTGCAGCGAGAAGTCTATGGCTTGAGTGAGGATCGCGAGAAACTGCTGCAGGCTGCGGCCAATGATGAAGCTGGCGCACAACTGCCGCAGTGGTATCTGGGTCGCGTGCAAGGTGCCGATGGCAATTGGAAAGCGGCCGACGCCAAGCCAACGGCGCGCGAGGGGCAACTCTATCGCGAGTACGCCGCGCTCCGCAGCACGAAAGCCGACGACGCGGCGAGTCACAAGTTGCTCGCCGATTAGTGTGATAAGAACGGCTTGAAGCAGCAGGAGCGAGCGCATTTGCTCCGTTCCTTGGCCCTCAATGCTAACCAAGCTGGATTACGACAACGGCTCGATCAGGTGCGAGTTGGCAATCAGTGGGTTGAGCGTCAAGCGGTCGCTCGCGAACAAGCGCGGAGGCGAGAACTCAAGGCAAACTATGAGCGTTGGTCTCCGATCATCGCGAAGATCGCACCTCAGTTGACCTCGCTCACGGAAGAAAAGCGTCAGGCTGCCGTCAACCAGATTTTGGCGATTAACGACACGAGTGCGCTGCCTGCTTTGTTCGATGCGTTGGGCTCACGCGGTGAAGACGAGCAGTTACTGATTCTTGCTGTGTGCAAGAAACTGCCCGATGTCTCGTCGACGGAACTATTGGCCTGGTTGGCGGCCGAGTCGACTTCACTCAAAGTGCGCGAGACGGCAGCCGAACTTCTGCAGCCGCGCGAGATGACCGATTACGTGCCCCTGATGATTTCGGCGATGTATTCGCCGATCTCCACGCAGTTTGAGGCCCAGGTATTACCGAACGGGCAGACGGTAATGCGCAAGGCTTATTGGCGCGAAGGTATGGATCATCACGAACTGCTGGTTACTGATACTTCGTTCAGAATGAATATCCCGGCGGGGCAGTACTTAGGACCTTCACGCAACCTCGCTCCGGTGTTCTTCAATCAGCATCGCATGGAAAATTTAATCGAAGTTGATAACGCGCGCACCGAGGTCGCTGTCGCTGAAAAGAACCGCCTGACTGACGAAAGAAACCGCCGTATCGCGGATGCGCTCACCAAGTCCACCGGCGAAAAGTTCGCTGCGCAGCCGGACGTATGGTGGAAGTGGTGGCTCGATCTGAATGAATGGACCTTGCCGGACGGAAAGGGCATGTATTCGTATTACCAGTACAATCGGCGGGAAGATTGGACCGATTTTAAGTGGCCGCGTAAGACTTCTTGCCTCAATGCCGGCACGCCGATTTGGACCGATCAAGGGCCGGTTGCTGTCGAACGTTTGAAAATTGGCGACTTAGTGCTGTCACGCGATGTCGAGAGTGGTGAGCTTGCATACAAGCCGGTGCTCCTCACCACCGTGCGTGAAAAACGACAGCTTACGGAACTAATGGTTGGCGCGGAAAAGATTCAAGCGACCGGCGGTCACTTGTTTTGGGTTTCAGGCACAGGCTGGGTGCGTACAAAAGAATTGCAGGCGAGTGATGTGCTCCACACAGCGACGAACCCCGTGAACTTGACTGCTGCCCAGCCGGGCATTGTGGCCGAAACATACAACTTGGTGGTCGCAGATTTTCACACGTACTTCGTCGGCGAGCACAAGTTGCTGTCGCACGACAACACCGTGCGCCGGCCTACCAATGTTGTCGTGCCGGGCTTGAAGCCAGAGCAATAGCGGCAGCGATTACTTCACGAACACATGCGATTGTTTTGATCTGATTAAAAGCAGATTGCAGTCGATACTAGATAGCGTATGCTGACCGTTGCTGCGGCCAAGGTGAGGCCACTACCTTTCATCCGCTGCAGCAGACTCTTGGGACAGGGGCTTGTGATCAGGAGGCGGGTGATGAAGACACGCTTAGGGCAGCTGGGCGGGTTAGTTCCAATTTTGTTTCTTGCTTCGTCAGTCTTCGTAGCAGGCGAAGTACGGGCGGCTGAAGCCGTTGGCGCGAGCAAAGCCGAAGAAGCGGTTCGCGAAGCATTGCAGCGCGAAGTCTACGGTTTGCTCGCAGATCGCGATTCGCTGTTGAGTTCGGCCATCGATGCCGCGCCGGATAACTCGGCAGCGCGCTGGCACCAGGGCTATCTGCGCGGCACGAATGGAGAGTGGGTTGTCGGTGGTGAACCAACCGACAAAGAGCATCAGGAATTGCTCGCGCTGTATGGAAAGCTGCGAGCCGCGGCGGCCAACACGGCGGCAGGCCAGATCGAAATGGCCGATTGGTGCGCACGCAAAGGCTTGAAGGAGCGCGAACGCATCCACCTGATGCGTGTCTGCGAGTTGTCTCCCGACAACATCACGGCTCGGCAACGCCTAGGCTTTGTCCGCGTCGGTCGCGATTGGGTCAGCAAGGCCGACATTGCTTTCGCGCAGAACCGCGAGGCAGCTCAGCAAAAGGCGGCCACTCATTGGAATCCGATCGTCACTAAGCTCGCGGCTCAGCTTGCGTCACCCGATGCTCAAAAACGGGTCGCAGCGGTTCTGCAAATCAAAGAAATTCGCGACGCCAGCGCGCTGCCAACGTTGCAGCAACTGGTAGGACGCCGCGGCGAGGATGAAGAATTGCTCGTCGTTGAAGTTGCTTCGAAGATCGATGAAACCGACGCGACGGTTGCCCTGGCTCGGCATGCGGTGATGTCGCCATCGCTGCTCGTGCGACAGACGGCAGCCAAGTTGCTGACGTCGCGCGATCGCGAAGACTTCGTGCCGCTGCTCCTCTCGGCGATGTACTCGCCGGTCGTTTCGCGAATCTCCGAGTTCGCTCTGCCGAATGGTCAAATCGGTTATCGCCACGCCTTCATGCGTGAAGGGGCCGATCACAACGAAGTGCTGGTGCTTAATACGTCGTATCGCCGGATCGGTCCCAACAACACGGCGCCGAACGGCAATCAATTGCTGTCGCTCAATCGAGCCGCGCGCGATGCGCAGATGGAAGAAGGTGTGGCCGCTCAAAATCAGTACACAGCGGAGTTGAATGACCGGCTCTCCTGGGTGCTGAACACTGCCACCGATGCCAAGTTGCCCGCTGAGCCAGACAAGTGGTGGAAATGGTGGGCCGACGAAAATGAAGTCTTCATGCCAGGCTCGAAGCAGAATTACACGGTGAGCCGGTCCCGCAGCGTGGATATCGTCGAGATCGATCCGAAGACTCTGATCCCGCCGAAGCCAAGCAATATGGTGCTCCTCAGCGTGGAAGTTCTGCGGCCGAGCATTTACACTCCCGCCCCCAGCGATTGCCTGGTTGCTGGTACACCAGTTTGGACCGATCGCGGTACGGTTGCGATCGAGAGC is drawn from Anatilimnocola floriformis and contains these coding sequences:
- a CDS encoding polymorphic toxin-type HINT domain-containing protein: MKTRLGQLGGLVPILFLASSVFVAGEVRAAEAVGASKAEEAVREALQREVYGLLADRDSLLSSAIDAAPDNSAARWHQGYLRGTNGEWVVGGEPTDKEHQELLALYGKLRAAAANTAAGQIEMADWCARKGLKERERIHLMRVCELSPDNITARQRLGFVRVGRDWVSKADIAFAQNREAAQQKAATHWNPIVTKLAAQLASPDAQKRVAAVLQIKEIRDASALPTLQQLVGRRGEDEELLVVEVASKIDETDATVALARHAVMSPSLLVRQTAAKLLTSRDREDFVPLLLSAMYSPVVSRISEFALPNGQIGYRHAFMREGADHNEVLVLNTSYRRIGPNNTAPNGNQLLSLNRAARDAQMEEGVAAQNQYTAELNDRLSWVLNTATDAKLPAEPDKWWKWWADENEVFMPGSKQNYTVSRSRSVDIVEIDPKTLIPPKPSNMVLLSVEVLRPSIYTPAPSDCLVAGTPVWTDRGTVAIESMLAGDMVLSRDIETGELSYKAVVRTTTRPPGPIIRIKAGDEFIECSSGHPLWVSGNGWVKSRNLQTGMVLHAASGPVRVSEVSEVKAAPTFNLIVADNNTYFVGNQKVLSHDNTLRRPTNAIVPGLKP
- a CDS encoding polymorphic toxin-type HINT domain-containing protein; translated protein: MNAGTGWSREYFSLLSLAVLPALSLAVEKVDKASAIANDAVREALQREVYGLDVDREQLLSAALEQAPDNAAARWQHGYVRSTTGEWVKLDDRSDKKRQSLLKGYENQRANSKDTVVDQLELADWCGKHFLREQERVHLLRVCELSPDHTAARQRLGFVHIGNDWVLRDEINKQQAQDAAAKKAIAYWTPHLTKLAAQLSASDAAKREAAAAQLKQIHDPAALPAMQQVLGTRGEEMELLVVEATAQMTDPAAIAALARHAVFSPSLFVRHTAATKLQACDRDSYVPMLVSSMFTPVVSQIAEVALPNGRIGYRQMFLREGADRQELLILDTTYQRVAAPGGDSQQTFGVAARDARLTARRLEQAAAAQNRATEALNDRIAWVLNTATQEKLPAVPDEWWTWWNEQNEVFATGSKAVATIQHSRTVAVVEQGPNSLGSGNGTGQAGSGSRSISASGGRMDCLAAGTPVWTERGEVAIEKILAGDLVLSRDIDSGELAFKPVLRTTVRPPGRLVKIQAGNETFETSGGHLFWVSGQGWVKSRQLESGMVLHTATGPTRVAEVSESPVAPTYNLVVADFNNYFVGKQKVLSHDNTVRRPTNVAVPGLKPE
- a CDS encoding AAA family ATPase, encoding MTQPFPVVVWQDSQGAFTASVLDGARAAAVDVNVPAALLQLKRYLIWNFRQTGGMGSADFADLSLRDHRVRIRAEYNTGDYVYPVSPPLELRITCVHGKRGDGALHCVIPTLGIRLTYQPQDPIEDLVKEAVQQALGKLTPRDLSRHLMPGAFSLHAVHVPNQRQSIREKPEQYAALSSVAERLGQRGRAGRWPRALLRDKEVRQVAGHLKDERASLLLVGERGGGKSTVLVEAIRLLQRTNVKKPSEEQTEEEEKKSTALRNFWLTSGARIIAGMKYLGQWEQRCEQMIAELGEKGGLLCVEDLLELATVGGGKEGANVANFLHPYVERGELRLVAETTPAELDACRQLLPGLVDQFQVIHIPEFSPTDGRALLDELLRTGARHQKLELDEGLAGLVYRLFKRFQPYAAFPGRSAAFVRHLLDDSAKEQRTKLTQHHVLARFQRDTGLPEVLLRDDLPLPHEEVLTRFRGEVLGQEAACAAAAGVVTALKSGLNDPNRPLGVLLLCGPTGVGKTEMAKALSRFIFGAGNMKDRLVRLDMSEYAGYGAAQRLFQNADGQLSEFIQRIRRQPFVVVLFDEIEKAAPEVLDALLGVLDEGRLTDRFGRTTTFRSAVIVMTSNIGAERSAAVGFDSTVQPAFERIAMGTFRPEFYNRIDSVIAFQPLSRETIRSLARRELAAIAQREGLAKNDLRLEWSDSLVDHLAAAGYDARYGARPLHRAVEQLIIAPLAKWLLANPTARERIVHVDLAENNEIVVW
- a CDS encoding beta-propeller fold lactonase family protein, with the translated sequence MFRVWCVVTLLSLTCFAAAQEPVEDAKTDLVGRSREEFIVTPVNQLLTPFGRLVELPGLRPQALALSPDGKMLVTSGKTSELVVIEPAKGEILQRVKLPADDKTEPPEAPSTNILMPDTKGIVSFTGLIFSADGQKLYLSNVNGSIKVFVVTDGKIAPSHTIHLPLANAPRRKPEIPSGLALTADGKLLYVCGNLSNKLLEIETATGKTLRTFDVGAAPYDVVLVGHKAYVSNWAGRRPGAGDLVGPAGRGTEVRVDPVRFIASEGSVSIVDLEGKQKTVELLTGLHACALAVSPDKEYVVCANAGSDNISLIDVAKEQVIDTIWCKQKPSDLFGASPNALAFAPNGKRLYVANGSQNAIAVIKFDPEDKGESVLQGLIPVGWFPGALAFDAERKHIYAANIKGIPLAPKKQPGSGAEGFNSHHYSGSVSLVPLPADAPTLAKLSQRAAVNMRRGRIAQAGQPPRPDQPPRAIPERIGEPSKIKHVVYILKENRTYDQVFGALKRGRGHADLCIFGENVTPNQHKMVNDFVLLDNTYCAGILSADGHQWSTTAFSTDYMEKSFAGFPRSYPDGMGPDESDAIAYSPAGFIWDNALLHKKTIRNYGEFMGPEVKYADPAKKGNPSFLACYRTWRGESKEVVFASSPSVESLKPFSPTAYVGWNMSVPDQFRADFIINELKEYEAKGEFPNLVIICLPQDHGSGTKVGCPTPSACVADNDLAFGRIADALSHSKFWKDMAIFAIEDDPQNGWDHVSGYRTTAYVLSPFAKRGELISTQYNTTSLIRTMEQILGMKPMNQFDASAVPMFDCFTDEPNFKPFDSVPTNIPIDTMNPDPKSILDPILREDALVSATLNFAEIDRAPEDVLNRIIWRSVKGSKVPFPEWAVTAVEEDEEEEARERQGKN
- a CDS encoding polymorphic toxin-type HINT domain-containing protein; translation: MTDYVPLMISAMYSPISTQFEAQVLPNGQTVMRKAYWREGMDHHELLVTDTSFRMNIPAGQYLGPSRNLAPVFFNQHRMENLIEVDNARTEVAVAEKNRLTDERNRRIADALTKSTGEKFAAQPDVWWKWWLDLNEWTLPDGKGMYSYYQYNRREDWTDFKWPRKTSCLNAGTPIWTDQGPVAVERLKIGDLVLSRDVESGELAYKPVLLTTVREKRQLTELMVGAEKIQATGGHLFWVSGTGWVRTKELQASDVLHTATNPVNLTAAQPGIVAETYNLVVADFHTYFVGEHKLLSHDNTVRRPTNVVVPGLKPEQ